The following DNA comes from Sebastes umbrosus isolate fSebUmb1 chromosome 8, fSebUmb1.pri, whole genome shotgun sequence.
GCACAATTACAATGATAAAGgtgcgtgtttgtgtctgtCGTTACATTACatgtgagataaaaaaaataaatgtaaattgtgTTTAATCTGCTTTTTTGAGGCAACAAACGTTATAtcacattgttttctgttttgcgtgattttaaaaagaaaataatcgaaTTCAATTAATATAATAAGATACTGAAAATGTACATAGGACTATTAAGGTTTCTTTCTGATGGAAAATCTCAATcccaaattaataatttaataggAAGAGACGCAAACACACCAAATAAAGCTGGAGTTTAATTGTGATTCATTTCGAACGAATTGCAGTTCTGTGTTGCTTTTACAACTAAAATTGAAATGAATCATTGATAATGAAACATGAACGTGTTTAAATGTACTTCATCCTACAGgtataggcctacttttacAGGTACTTTCCATAAACACACCATAgcacacttttttcttttaaaataatttaatgtaGCCTAATTGATGATTCAATTAaagcggacacacacacacacacacacacacacacaccgagttCATAAACATGTGTCcgaaactgaaattaatttagaaGATGAACGCATCTTCACTTGAAGCTCGGTTTGTCTTCTGAGGAGTCAACATGACACAATAAAGATTTGATTTGAGTCGCACCTGTTAATCACGTGAGCCTGCTTTTTCAAAACACATATGACGTATCAAAGATGCTaacgaaaaacaaaacaattatccCATAAAAATCATAGATATTATACAAATAAGTTGCAATAGGGATActttggaggaaaaaaacaggacAGGCTCGAAAAGCTCCAAACATATAGcctatttttgttttgcttgcattttaatttttttttttatcagctataaatgataaagaaaaagaaacacttgATAATTTTTAGGTgaagaaaaaatatctaaacgCGAGCCATGCAGTCTAATTTTTATAATCAGTGTTTTCGTGTTGACAACGTAGTTAAATCACACCATCACCTCTTAATAAATGTGTAACTGTTGTTACTGATTATTGTATTTTCAGAAGCCAGAAGTGCGTCATCCACCGTCATTATTCTTTAATACGCAGTTCTGAACAGCTCCACTAGTTTCTGTGCGTCAGATTGAGATTGTtaaagcttcttcttcttcttctcctcctcctcctccttctcctccttcttcttctcatcaTCTTATATGAGCAGATCACTGTGTTTGCATTGTTTATGAACATGTGTTTTTTCCCCTGTGAATGTAAGGTCCATGCATATTGTCTATATGGCATAATGATGTAtcactgagagagagatgatgcaACTGTAATGATAAGTGAGATAAACCTTGGctttaaatgtcaaataaatgtcttCAGTATGAATACTTATGTCAGAATGCCACATTTGTTAAATCTAAATGGAAAAGAAgcaaatgtgaaaatgatgcCTTTGTCATTATTTCAATGTCTTGTCTTAAAGTGGAGCTGCTTTATGGACACCATGCACTGATGGAAGATTTTCATgttgatgtgtttctgttttttgcttttttgaaGTCTGCTCAATATGAAAGTATCCACCGTTTGGAGTTTGCATGCAGAAACAAGTCAAACACAATGAAATCACACCAAGTCACATCAGGATAACTAAGAAAGCCAGTAACTTTACTGAAATCTCTGCAAAATACAAATAGCCTTCCCCTCCAGTAGAGGAGACTTTTTATTTCATCCTCATACGTTTTTCACTACATACAGCTGAATCAAGTCCCTTGAGTTACAGAGATGTGGATTTAATTTAATACCATCTTAGTCTCAAGAGGCGACAAAGGCCAGCTTATGCCGCTGAAAGCCGCTGTCGCGTTCCAGAAAACATTAGTTCCAAACCTTCCCCCGTTTTCAGGTTTATACAAGCTACATTTGATACTACAGACTGactttttaagcattttttaacatattactctttttaaaaaatgtctttttcagctTTTGAATACAACTTAAATAAACCACAAACACGGTGGAGCAACAGAGAATCCCATATGTGAATGTAGGGACCTTAAGCAATGGTATTACATGGTTATTACACATGGCTGTACAGGTGTATGGTCTCCCCTTTTCACTGTTATCAAAACATCAGCTGAGGTACTGCTTGGGTCAAATTTTGAGGTACCAACATTTAGTCtattataataatgacaaaGAACAACTGATCAACAGGTGATGAAAAAGAACGCCTTCAAATTTAacaaacacaagaagaagaagaagaagaagaaaaaaaacaaatatgaagaCAAGTTTTCTCTGTGTCTTTGGTTCAAATTGTTGTCAAAACTACACTCTAATCAACCGTCAGGACATGTTGGCATTATTTCAATCAGTGAGCATGATAATTACTGTGTGTGGTGGGCTTTGATCAAGTGGACAGCAAGAATGCGTCTCACATGATCAGGCCTGAATGATTCTACAAATTGTAAATACCAAATACGTTTTCCAATGCACAGGGAGACAAATGAGCAACAAAACAGGTGAATTACTGTGGTTTGGTGTTGACATCCGAAGCTACATTTGACTGACTGAAATTGAAATGTGAAACCAATTGTACATTTTTGAGCAAATTCTTTTTATTGTCTTGTTTCAATGCTTGCAAAAACCataaaatgaatgtgaaaataaaagttgAATTTTACAACACAGAAATGCCACTGGCTTTGGTTTTCTCCACACTTATGCCGCCTGAaacatcatgtttattttttttttctcaacctttttgtattgaattaaaaaaaaaaaaaaaagaagaagagaagaacacCATTATAGAGGCTCTGCCCCTGTTTGACTACACAGACTGTATACAGTAACAACATAGTGAACCTGCATGAAATATGCACACAGAAATATTATAACACTTAAGTGACAGCAGATACGGGAGTGGGAGGCAGAGAGATATGTGGCtagtttcattgttttaaaaaagagtAAATCAAAAACAGCtatttattgaaaataaaacaattgtGCTTCTTTCATACCAGCATGATCAATTTGTCCTTTTTGTATCTGACGCCAAACTGTCATGTGACATGTGGTTAAATGATTTGGAACCCTGTTTTTGAAGAGTGGAACATGAGGACGACGCCGAATCGAATTAGGTTTGCAAATGATTGGGGATAATTAATCACAATGCACttaaattacattacataaaTATGATTCAAAAGAAAAATTGTATAGATTGGGCTTGTGCTAAGATTGTGGTGAAGATTTGAAATGGAACTGAACGATGCTAATGTCAAAAACAGGTTTTATGAGATTAACTATACAGTATTAAATTAGATAATTAAGGTTAAGAATGAAATATCTGATGCATTCAAATGCATCTAGATGTGGATTGGAGGGACAGTCATATTTCCTCATCAGTATGACAACCGTGTACATCATGTGTCAACATTTATTTCCGTGTCATCCCCAGTTCCAGTCTCATGACATTTTCCCACTAACAGGATGTGTTTTCCGCATTCAGGCCTGTCTTTTCCTccgtcacacacaaacacacctggcAATGCTTTCCAGCTGGTTTTTAAGGTTAGACTAAATACACGCCCGAACAGCACCGCTCAGGGCTCAAATGAAACAAACCAGACAACATGTGCAACTGCACATAGAAACTCCACTAagaaaccaacaaaaaaaaaatcattagtatatatatttatatattagaaAGCTATACACAAGCATGTTAatttcacagattttttttttaaagaatcttaatattaccattattatatataattagaaaTACACGTTTAAAAACAAACCTCTACAAAGATAAAACAGTTCAGCAAAGCATTGGATCTCAGTCTGTTTTTCATGGCTTAGGGCTGCGACGCCCTTTCATTTCCCCCCTCTGGGTGAACTATCCGTCTCTTATTAGCAAAGCtatcaaaaaacacattctggCTTATAGAAACTACAAAAAGCCACAAAAATGCTTTGCATTGTATTCCTTTCATATGAAAATATAAGCAAGTGTATCGtacaattgttttttatttttccttttttttgtttattaataCTTGAATATTAATACTAGATCCAGAGTTTTTCTTGATTACACTAACGCAGCTCTCAGATCAAAGGGTGGTCCTCGCTCAGCTCCGTTCTTTAAGGTTGAGCGCTAAAATCATCAAAAGGTTCCACGCCTCTATAGCATCGGGTCGGCCTGTTTTACCTGTACAATCCTTCAAATGTTGCATAATAGCTTTTTCATTTAGTGAGTAAATAAATCTTGTAATGTCTGGCAACTTTTGACCCCTGACCCTCCCCCCCTTGACCCTCTATTTACATAAATACGTTGAACCTGCAACATGACATCATCTAATGTTAACACACATTTTTGCAAGGGAGAACTGCAGAGAAGGTATATAGCAATGAAACCGACACTGTACACATGTATTGTTTGTCCAACTCAAGTGCTAAGGTGTTTTCcattggacacacacacactctcatgttaatgttttttttttcttttttttgtctctagTCACTGATATACCGCTGAGGCAAAGTGTAAGTACGTTTTATGAAACAGAGTACctgactattttttttgtttatttgttgataTGCATatatgtacacatacacacacgtgtAAATATATATGCATACGTGATTCTTTTTATCCACACACGATACATATTTATGCATAGTTCCCCAACAAAAATACCCCCAGATCCCGAACCCAACCGACACCCACCCTCCCAAACCCCCCATTACAACACCCCACTGGTTTATATAATGTCAATATGTatagcacacacactcagcaaaaagaaaataaaaaaaaaatgaaattacaaacatatttttgaaaAGGGCTGtccctttttctttccttcagcGTTAAAGAGATAAAAGGAGAGAGGCCATGGGGTCGGGGCGGTGAGGGACTCGTGATATcgagtgagaggaggaggaggacgggagCTGACTTTGGGGGTGGGGGGCATCGTAACGCTGCGTTGTCGGGTGGGGGCTCAGGGTAACTCGGGGGGCACTGCCggggagaggatggagctatCATGTCGCCCATCCTTCTGAGAGCCGCACCCGTTTGATGGAGGGGCTCTCGCGCTCGTCCAGGGTGGGCCGGCCCAGTCCCAGAGGTGAGTGGAACTCGTTCCTGTGCTCGTCGCGGTCGCTGCCCTCGTGAGAGCTGCTACAACTGCTCAGGCTATCGACGGGGGAGCGTCCCGAGTCCTGGCGGGACGAGGGGTTCTGGGGTTGCGGTACTCCGCCGTAGCCCCCCGTGCTGCTGGTGCGATCTCTAGGAGGAGAAACAGGTTCGGACTTGATGTGCAGGCTTTGAGCAGAGGGCAGGGAGAGATTTGAACCCTGACATAAGTGAGAGCTAGAGCAATTTCTGTAGGAGGGAAAGGAAACGCAAAAAGGGGGTTACAGAGTTACAGAGCAAGAAGTGATTTTAAAGTCACACGCAAACATGCATgcaagcatacacacacactcatattcaTGAAAACAGGGAGGTGTGATATTTGTGTCGGACCTTGCAAGTGAAAGTTGAAAAAGGACTCAACAAATAATCTCTTGTGATTCGTGTGCCACATCATGCGtttcacaacaacacaacacctCAAATTAAGTTCAGTGCACTCACCCTAGCTGGCCGAGGGCTGAATGCTGCATGTTCTGAAGGTGTTGCTGCTGCCACCCGCTCATTGAGCCGAGGTGAAGGGAGCTGCCGCTGTTGAAGCCAGACAGGGAGGACAGGTCTGCACTATTCAGGGAATACTCTGTGTGCAAAACACACggggaagaaaaggaagaggaggatgaagattaGAGGTCATTCACAGAAGTTGAAGCAAAGTGGCAAAGAGAAGGCAGCTCGGATAAATGCTGCTGTGATGTTACATGAATGTGTTTGTTGGTGTGGTGATAGCACCCTCTGGTGTTAGACCGTTGTATAACACTTACATTTGGGAAGTAGATTTCAAAAGAAACACTTCAAACGAgtcaaataataatttttacaCTTGATTTGTTGTGTTATTTGGGTAtagtgcagtgtaactgaaacTATACTACGCTACATTATCTTAAACATATAGAACGTAATTAGCATATGTTATTGAATAGTacaaagtagggatgcactgatagtGAATCGGATATTGGGCCAATACTGATGTATACTGATCaggtattggtgacaatggggctgatctattcaattcaattctatgtttatatactatatacattatatactgacatttaaattcctgtttactttttgaccaatttgttgctgcaaaaaaaggtttacacttgaattgtaattcctgttaattttaaagattttaccAGCATGCtggtattttaataataaataaaaattcaaagAATGTATATCGATGTATTTACagtgtaacattttgttttacaaagtttgtAAAGCAATgcttaagtcaagcctgatgttgcctgacacataaaataatgatcccagtcacttcaacacagtgaggcatacagcttattaattaaacgctatcggatcggtactccgTATCGCTCGATACCCAAAGACcaggtatcgggactgaaaaggTCTGATCGGTTCATCCCTAGTATAAAGATCACACAGTACGTACCGGTACCATAAGAAGTAGAGATGGCAGATGGGTAGCCGCCCATGCCTTGTCCTGGAAGAGTGGGAGTTGCTACTGAGACCACTGGGGTGGCCAATGACTGAGCAGACTGGGAGTTGTTTATTCTCTGGTTCTGTgacagaggaaaggaaagacacagagagcaagagagagaacatgAAATCAACTcccagacaaaacaaacaaaaaactgcaataaaccaagaaagttttttttttttttctttcattttctttctttcactcaaCAGATGCTGAGAGAATGAATGTGATGCCAACTTCTGGGGAAATTAATCACTTGACATGCGGCACGGCTGAACCCTGCCAACCCTATCATTTACCACCCTTTCCGAGGGCCCACTGTCGCTATAGTAACACCATCGGTCTCCAAGGCAACGCAGGGTAGCGACGGCAAGGGAGAGGCACTTTACTGTAGCCGAAGAGGGGAGGGTTTGGCAGAAAAATAATGCCGTTTTGATGCAAAATTAAAGAGTAGCCTACTCTTTTGTTGCCCTTCGTTTCTACATTCTGAGTAACAAACACTGCGATCTGTACGTGAGTGGCGTGAGAAGAAAAGATAAAAGGAAGGAAGGGTGGAGTAGATACACAAGGGCTGAGGCAGAAAAAGAGGCCAGGCTGCTTTTGCTCTGACACACCACTGGATGGCACTACGTGCCCTCACAAAATGTCACGAGAGGTGACATTGGAGCCTTCAGCAGAGTCAGCAACAATAAAGGTGAAAGTTACTCTGGAGTCGGGACCGCTTTTCTCAAAAATCGAGCTGTAATAATCTCAGTAGTGAtggaaaaaatgaatgcaaattaaGACGTCAGACGTTCTACAAGGCACATTTTGACAACTATCTTAACCAGTTTCTTTTTAGTAAACCTTTCAAGTTTCAGATTTTAAGGCCCTTTTAAGGTTGTTTTGATTTCTAAATCAGAGTGGCAGTCTGACTTACCAATAGCAGATCGACATCCTCAGACTGACGGCATTAAAAGGGGGAGGGTAATAAATTCAAATTAGTAAGAATATAGAAGTGGTGGATCTAGGGATGGAGCTGCTGTAGGACTGAGCCAACGGACACAGAACTAAAAAAGAGGACGCTAAGAACTATTTTAACTCTACTAACTTAACGCACCttagaaagagaggagaaagaaatatCAGGGCCTATAAGCGCCcacctacgcacacacacacacacacacacacacacacacagcagaggaaaTATATCTGACAGTATATCAGACTTGGGCGAGAAGTAAATTTTTAAGAAGATGCCGAGGCACAtgggaaaacaacaaaaaaaatgtcatgtacCAAAAGTCACGCGTATCGCAAACATAACCTCATCAACCCAAGTCTGATACGGAGAGATGAAAGCAGGAGATGGGACATGAAAGGAAATCAACaatagcaaacacacacacacccatagaTAGGAAGATATACAGTAGGgagatggaaagagaaagaTTACTCACGATGGAGGGCATGTTGTTCTTGACGCCGGGGGGGATGAGCACACGTAGGTCAGGTTTGCGGTTGTTCATGCCTAAGTTCATGGGCGGGGGAGACTTGGCCTGCATGTTCTTGTTCATGCCACCCGGAGAGACCAGCAGACCTGGCGAGTTGCGATGGTTCCCATATCCATTTCCTGGGAGAACAGAGAAAAGGAACagagaaatattaaatatacttGAATATGTGATTAAACCTGCTTCTGAAATCCTGCTGTTCATGACAGTGGAGCCTAATGAAGAACTACAGGAATCCATTTGCTCTCATCTCTACTTCCTGCGGTAGACATTTTATTACTTCACCAGTCTGAAGACATATATAAATGGTGTTTTATGCACACTGGCGGGGGCAGATAGTCAAACAAGCGCACAGTTTTTTCGCCTTGATGATCACCACTGTTTGCTTGGCAGCCGTACAATGAAGGCAGGCACCCACTTGAGAGGACCTCACCCTCCACCTCTGTCACTGTCAGTTAAGGCTACATGTGCCCTGCAACAGCCAGCGAATCGTGTAAAAACATCTAATTACGGGTAGCAAAACCACAGAGGGATGGGACCCATCATTTGGCCATCAGAGCTAAACACATGTGTGGTTCTTCCAGACAAAGACCCTGCTTTGGGATTGCCACCAGATCTGCAGTCCCCTAAATATGGAGGGGCCAAGTGCGGCACCCGTTTCCTCCTCGAAAAACACGGTGGGGCGAAATCCCAGcaacatcattaaaaaaaaaaaaaaaacggagagTGGAGCATTCTTGCAAGCAACATAGTCTTTGTTTCTAACCCAATCCCGCAGGCTGTTTTTCCCCTTACTtctccttccttcttcttccaAGGGGTAGAACACAGGGCACTGTGTGGACGTTCCCACTTGAAAGACGGGCAGGAATTATACGTTAGACATAAATGAATTTCCTAATCATATACTCCGGGGGAAAATGAGTCGCAGATGTCTTCCTGGGCAATTTCCCTGCGCTGATCTTTGTTTAATTTGAGAGCgaggtttttgttgtttggaaATGAAAAGTCTCAAAAGCTCAATTTGAACAATCTGAAGAGTAAACGGCCGCTAGCGgtgagagaaaatgagaaaaacagtgtgtgtgagactgcCGGAGTGTGGATGTGTTTGTGCCTCTGCTGGCATGATGTGTGAGCATGTACAAGTTGATGTTAACAACGTAGACTTTGTGCGTTATTGTATGTTTTGCTGTATATAATTCTGCATGTGCATGATTTTGCATGAGCACCATTTTTCTGTCACTCTCAGTGTACATAAGCACAGTGCGACTTGTACGTTCGAGCCATGCATATGGATGcacgtgtgtgttttgtattggACCCTCTTAGTTCCAGTGTCAGTCTCACATTAGCAAAGAGGCAGCTGCCTCTTCAGTTTTCCCGCTCTCTCATTCTCATGGCTGGCCCTTTGTGAGATTGAGTGGGTGCATGTGGAGACAGATGAATgagacctcacacacacataaaacacgcAGACACGCCGCACATATGCACACTTTGGTAAATAACCCAGCAGGAAGTACATCAGTGTTTCTCTacagatgaataaaaaaaaaaaacagagctatAGAGAGACATTAATACACACTTTGGTCAAGATGACACAGACTTCATCTCGGTGACAGTTAATCAGACATCTGTGTATTGCCACCCTGTGGAGATGGCTGCAGTCCAGTCAATTATCTGCTAGACGGCTATGATCATGAGTGGCACAGGCCTGTCCTTAAGCACTTCAAAAGTAAAATCATTGGCTAATTAAGCTAATGAAGCCAGGGCTGTGACTCAAATCTTTCTATTCCGCAGCTCGATCACACTGATTTTAGGACAGTTGCATTCAATAGGGACACGTTGGCTCGACCATCATATCAGCCGAAGACATCCAGAGTTCATTTTCGACTCTCTTCTTCTAATGCTACTTTGCACGGTCGAGCTGCGGCACAGGCTGGCGTCAACCGTTTACAGGAAGCACCAAAATTAAACATAGCCCAGCCAGGAGGCTGTTTTGCTGCTCACACATTCATAGAGAACAACATCTGATCTGAGATGCAGATAAACAGCTTTTTGCTATTTCTGAGGTGTGAAGGGGACAGCTGAGGTCAAAGCTGAAGGATTGCAATCTGTCTCTGTAGGTGCCATGGTTACAAGTTAGCGTACTTGGAGATACATGTGTTTGACAAGCCACCCCTAGAgtcttcattctctctctctctctctctctctgtgtcacacacacacacacacacacacacacaca
Coding sequences within:
- the mef2cb gene encoding myocyte enhancer factor 2cb isoform X8, whose product is MGRKKIQITRIMDERNRQVTFTKRKFGLMKKAYELSVLCDCEIALIIFNSTNKLFQYASTDMDKVLLKYTEYNEPHESRTNSDIVETLRKKGLNGCDSPDPDADDSVGHSPESEDKYRKINEDIDLMISRQRLCQAVPPSNYDMSVSIPVSNQNNLIYSHPGGSLGNHNLLPLAHHGLQRNSMSPGVTHRPPSAGGLMGADLTTGAGSSAGNGYGNHRNSPGLLVSPGGMNKNMQAKSPPPMNLGMNNRKPDLRVLIPPGVKNNMPSINQRINNSQSAQSLATPVVSVATPTLPGQGMGGYPSAISTSYGTEYSLNSADLSSLSGFNSGSSLHLGSMSGWQQQHLQNMQHSALGQLGNCSSSHLCQGSNLSLPSAQSLHIKSEPVSPPRDRTSSTGGYGGVPQPQNPSSRQDSGRSPVDSLSSCSSSHEGSDRDEHRNEFHSPLGLGRPTLDERESPSIKRVRLSEGWAT
- the mef2cb gene encoding myocyte enhancer factor 2cb isoform X2, producing MGRKKIQITRIMDERNRQVTFTKRKFGLMKKAYELSVLCDCEIALIIFNSTNKLFQYASTDMDKVLLKYTEYNEPHESRTNSDIVETLRKKGLNGCDSPDPDADDSVGHSPESEDKYRKINEDIDLMISRQRLCALSKKENKGGESPELESTLILTPRTEEKYKQINEEFDHMIKTHNLPAVPPSNYDMSVSIPVSNQNNLIYSHPGGSLGNHNLLPLAHHGLQRNSMSPGVTHRPPSAGNTGGLMGADLTTGAGSSAGNGYGNHRNSPGLLVSPGGMNKNMQAKSPPPMNLGMNNRKPDLRVLIPPGVKNNMPSINQRINNSQSAQSLATPVVSVATPTLPGQGMGGYPSAISTSYGTEYSLNSADLSSLSGFNSGSSLHLGSMSGWQQQHLQNMQHSALGQLGNCSSSHLCQGSNLSLPSAQSLHIKSEPVSPPRDRTSSTGGYGGVPQPQNPSSRQDSGRSPVDSLSSCSSSHEGSDRDEHRNEFHSPLGLGRPTLDERESPSIKRVRLSEGWAT
- the mef2cb gene encoding myocyte enhancer factor 2cb isoform X12, with protein sequence MGRKKIQITRIMDERNRQVTFTKRKFGLMKKAYELSVLCDCEIALIIFNSTNKLFQYASTDMDKVLLKYTEYNEPHESRTNSDIVEQAVPPSNYDMSVSIPVSNQNNLIYSHPGGSLGNHNLLPLAHHGLQRNSMSPGVTHRPPSAGNTGGLMGADLTTGAGSSAGNGYGNHRNSPGLLVSPGGMNKNMQAKSPPPMNLGMNNRKPDLRVLIPPGVKNNMPSINQRINNSQSAQSLATPVVSVATPTLPGQGMGGYPSAISTSYGTEYSLNSADLSSLSGFNSGSSLHLGSMSGWQQQHLQNMQHSALGQLGNCSSSHLCQGSNLSLPSAQSLHIKSEPVSPPRDRTSSTGGYGGVPQPQNPSSRQDSGRSPVDSLSSCSSSHEGSDRDEHRNEFHSPLGLGRPTLDERESPSIKRVRLSEGWAT
- the mef2cb gene encoding myocyte enhancer factor 2cb isoform X11 — translated: MGRKKIQITRIMDERNRQVTFTKRKFGLMKKAYELSVLCDCEIALIIFNSTNKLFQYASTDMDKVLLKYTEYNEPHESRTNSDIVEALSKKENKGGESPELESTLILTPRTEEKYKQINEEFDHMIKTHNLPAVPPSNYDMSVSIPVSNQNNLIYSHPGGSLGNHNLLPLAHHGLQRNSMSPGVTHRPPSAGGLMGADLTTGAGSSAGNGYGNHRNSPGLLVSPGGMNKNMQAKSPPPMNLGMNNRKPDLRVLIPPGVKNNMPSINQRINNSQSAQSLATPVVSVATPTLPGQGMGGYPSAISTSYGTEYSLNSADLSSLSGFNSGSSLHLGSMSGWQQQHLQNMQHSALGQLGNCSSSHLCQGSNLSLPSAQSLHIKSEPVSPPRDRTSSTGGYGGVPQPQNPSSRQDSGRSPVDSLSSCSSSHEGSDRDEHRNEFHSPLGLGRPTLDERESPSIKRVRLSEGWAT
- the mef2cb gene encoding myocyte enhancer factor 2cb isoform X9, with the protein product MGRKKIQITRIMDERNRQVTFTKRKFGLMKKAYELSVLCDCEIALIIFNSTNKLFQYASTDMDKVLLKYTEYNEPHESRTNSDIVEALSKKENKGGESPELESTLILTPRTEEKYKQINEEFDHMIKTHNLPAVPPSNYDMSVSIPVSNQNNLIYSHPGGSLGNHNLLPLAHHGLQRNSMSPGVTHRPPSAGNTGGLMGADLTTGAGSSAGNGYGNHRNSPGLLVSPGGMNKNMQAKSPPPMNLGMNNRKPDLRVLIPPGVKNNMPSINQRINNSQSAQSLATPVVSVATPTLPGQGMGGYPSAISTSYGTEYSLNSADLSSLSGFNSGSSLHLGSMSGWQQQHLQNMQHSALGQLGNCSSSHLCQGSNLSLPSAQSLHIKSEPVSPPRDRTSSTGGYGGVPQPQNPSSRQDSGRSPVDSLSSCSSSHEGSDRDEHRNEFHSPLGLGRPTLDERESPSIKRVRLSEGWAT
- the mef2cb gene encoding myocyte enhancer factor 2cb isoform X7 produces the protein MGRKKIQITRIMDERNRQVTFTKRKFGLMKKAYELSVLCDCEIALIIFNSTNKLFQYASTDMDKVLLKYTEYNEPHESRTNSDIVEALSKKENKGGESPELESTLILTPRTEEKYKQINEEFDHMIKTHNLPQAVPPSNYDMSVSIPVSNQNNLIYSHPGGSLGNHNLLPLAHHGLQRNSMSPGVTHRPPSAGNTGGLMGADLTTGAGSSAGNGYGNHRNSPGLLVSPGGMNKNMQAKSPPPMNLGMNNRKPDLRVLIPPGVKNNMPSINQRINNSQSAQSLATPVVSVATPTLPGQGMGGYPSAISTSYGTEYSLNSADLSSLSGFNSGSSLHLGSMSGWQQQHLQNMQHSALGQLGNCSSSHLCQGSNLSLPSAQSLHIKSEPVSPPRDRTSSTGGYGGVPQPQNPSSRQDSGRSPVDSLSSCSSSHEGSDRDEHRNEFHSPLGLGRPTLDERESPSIKRVRLSEGWAT
- the mef2cb gene encoding myocyte enhancer factor 2cb isoform X5, producing the protein MGRKKIQITRIMDERNRQVTFTKRKFGLMKKAYELSVLCDCEIALIIFNSTNKLFQYASTDMDKVLLKYTEYNEPHESRTNSDIVETLRKKGLNGCDSPDPDADDSVGHSPESEDKYRKINEDIDLMISRQRLCQAVPPSNYDMSVSIPVSNQNNLIYSHPGGSLGNHNLLPLAHHGLQRNSMSPGVTHRPPSAGNTGGLMGADLTTGAGSSAGNGYGNHRNSPGLLVSPGGMNKNMQAKSPPPMNLGMNNRKPDLRVLIPPGVKNNMPSINQRINNSQSAQSLATPVVSVATPTLPGQGMGGYPSAISTSYGTEYSLNSADLSSLSGFNSGSSLHLGSMSGWQQQHLQNMQHSALGQLGNCSSSHLCQGSNLSLPSAQSLHIKSEPVSPPRDRTSSTGGYGGVPQPQNPSSRQDSGRSPVDSLSSCSSSHEGSDRDEHRNEFHSPLGLGRPTLDERESPSIKRVRLSEGWAT
- the mef2cb gene encoding myocyte enhancer factor 2cb isoform X4, which encodes MGRKKIQITRIMDERNRQVTFTKRKFGLMKKAYELSVLCDCEIALIIFNSTNKLFQYASTDMDKVLLKYTEYNEPHESRTNSDIVETLRKKGLNGCDSPDPDADDSVGHSPESEDKYRKINEDIDLMISRQRLCALSKKENKGGESPELESTLILTPRTEEKYKQINEEFDHMIKTHNLPAVPPSNYDMSVSIPVSNQNNLIYSHPGGSLGNHNLLPLAHHGLQRNSMSPGVTHRPPSAGGLMGADLTTGAGSSAGNGYGNHRNSPGLLVSPGGMNKNMQAKSPPPMNLGMNNRKPDLRVLIPPGVKNNMPSINQRINNSQSAQSLATPVVSVATPTLPGQGMGGYPSAISTSYGTEYSLNSADLSSLSGFNSGSSLHLGSMSGWQQQHLQNMQHSALGQLGNCSSSHLCQGSNLSLPSAQSLHIKSEPVSPPRDRTSSTGGYGGVPQPQNPSSRQDSGRSPVDSLSSCSSSHEGSDRDEHRNEFHSPLGLGRPTLDERESPSIKRVRLSEGWAT
- the mef2cb gene encoding myocyte enhancer factor 2cb isoform X1, coding for MGRKKIQITRIMDERNRQVTFTKRKFGLMKKAYELSVLCDCEIALIIFNSTNKLFQYASTDMDKVLLKYTEYNEPHESRTNSDIVETLRKKGLNGCDSPDPDADDSVGHSPESEDKYRKINEDIDLMISRQRLCALSKKENKGGESPELESTLILTPRTEEKYKQINEEFDHMIKTHNLPQAVPPSNYDMSVSIPVSNQNNLIYSHPGGSLGNHNLLPLAHHGLQRNSMSPGVTHRPPSAGNTGGLMGADLTTGAGSSAGNGYGNHRNSPGLLVSPGGMNKNMQAKSPPPMNLGMNNRKPDLRVLIPPGVKNNMPSINQRINNSQSAQSLATPVVSVATPTLPGQGMGGYPSAISTSYGTEYSLNSADLSSLSGFNSGSSLHLGSMSGWQQQHLQNMQHSALGQLGNCSSSHLCQGSNLSLPSAQSLHIKSEPVSPPRDRTSSTGGYGGVPQPQNPSSRQDSGRSPVDSLSSCSSSHEGSDRDEHRNEFHSPLGLGRPTLDERESPSIKRVRLSEGWAT